Proteins from a single region of Neodiprion virginianus isolate iyNeoVirg1 chromosome 4, iyNeoVirg1.1, whole genome shotgun sequence:
- the LOC124304024 gene encoding traB domain-containing protein isoform X4 yields the protein MSRMPRIPKYHLMENILICNNFEAIMSQQDETKEPLIGDFKRQNLLQMTEDEHLTMMNERGDHNPNPGQKKHALTEAFLIGESGSQSASQDDVIPQSSSVSIPDDKTHETDQDTGDKCIRTESPDSEIVVIDDNGEHKSIGSGPEYDVDAGVSTHNTDDKEYDTSIDNNLPETVTLLTASSGSKLYLVGTAHFSTESQNDVAKMIQAVQPHIVMVELCKARVNILQLDEKTILEEAQKLSFENIRNTIQQNGLFNGLMYILLLNMSARLTKELGMAPGGEFRRAFAEAKNVPNCLVHMGDRPINITIQRALSSLSWWQTLKLGWHLLASTGPISKEEVERCKRRDLLEEMLAEITGEFPILGEVFVKERDLYLTHSLQLACLPQRTATSFMPVRVVGVVGIGHVSGIVKHWGKVKTSEIPPILRIPPPSLSSKVLRFTVKVSFVGAIIFIGYKIIPMPSGETIQSLKSSVGGFWK from the exons ATGTCGCGAATGCCACGAATACCTAAATACCATTTGATGGAAAACATACTAATTTGTAACAAT TTTGAAGCAATAATGTCACAACAAGATGAAACTAAAGAGCCTCTAATTGGGGATTTTAAGAGGCAAAACTTACTACAAATGACAGAAGATGAGCATCTCACTATGATGAACGAAAGGGGTGATCACAATCCGAACCCTGGTCAGAAGAAACATGCATTGACCGAGGCCTTCCTTATAGGAGAATCTGGCAGTCAATCTGCTTCTCAAGATGATGTGATACCACAGTCGTCCTCTGTTTCAATTCCTGATGATAAAACTCATGAAACTGATCAAGATACCGGCGATAAATGTATACGCACAGAATCACCTGATAGTGAAATAGTTGTTATCGATGATAACGGTGAACATA AAAGCATCGGATCCGGTCCAGAATATGACGTCGATGCTGGAGTATCTACACACAATACTGATGATAAGGAATATGATACTTCTATTGATAATAACTTACCAGAGACAGTAACGTTACTTACAGCGTCTAGTGGAAGCAAATTGTATCTAGTGGGAACAGCCCATTTCAGTACGGAAAGTCAAAATGATGTTGCCaaa ATGATTCAGGCCGTTCAACCTCATATAGTCATGGTCGAACTCTGTAAAGCTAGGGTCAATATTTTACAACTTGACGAAAAGACAATACTTGAGGAGGCGCAGAAACTTAGTTTTG AAAATATCCGCAATACAATTCAACAAAATGGGCTTTTCAATGGACTGATGTACATTCTTTTGTTGAACATGTCTGCTCGTCTTACTAAGGAGCTTGGAATGGCTCCTGGTGGAGAATTTCGTCGAGCTTTTGCTGAG GCAAAGAATGTACCAAACTGTTTGGTACATATGGGTGATCGGCCAATCAATATAACTATTCAGAGAGCACTGAGCTCACTGTCTTGGTGGCAGACTCTGAAACTTGGATGGCATTTATTGGCATCAACAGGACCAATAAGTAAGGAAGAAGTTGAACGTTGTAAACGCCGAGATTTATTGGAAGAGATGCTTGCTGAGATAACTGGGGAGTTTCCGATACTAGGTGAGGTCTTTGTCAAGGAACGGGATCTCTACCTGACACACTCACTTCAACTCGCATGTCTCCCACAACGCACTGCAACCAGCTTCATGCCAGTCAGAGTAGTAGGTGTTGTTGGAATCGGACATGTATCTGGAATTGTGAAACACTGGGGCAAAGTGAAGACGTCAGAAATTCCACCTATTTTAAg AATACCTCCACCATCACTGTCAAGCAAAGTTTTACGTTTCACTGTGAAAGTTTCATTTGTTGgtgcaattattttcataggaTATAAGATAATTCCAATGCCATCTGGCGAAACTATTCAATCACTTAAGTCATCGGTCGGAGGCTTTTGGAAG
- the LOC124304026 gene encoding regucalcin-like isoform X1 → MLRLCMLLCLLSPSWGYEVEQITEPLLLGEGPHWNALTQLLYFVDITNSTIHVYDPSTGVHNYTTLDGGAVTFIIPIAGTTDEFLISTELDIRHVIWDGQQDSTPESSIIYSAIQDSDGSRFNDAKVDRSGTLWAGTMGPEVTADVITERTGKLYRVTPYSSITTQLEDLLISNGLAWSADGTIMYYTDTGDNTIDSFDFNATADNPLSNRQHLFNFTEQAINGTSDGFTIDTDGNLWLACYGGYQVIVVNPTNGSLLMSIPLNSSKVTSLAWGGQELDELYVTTAKKGLSDDELTNYPESGATYRITGLGSRGYAGDNYVMYTTTTTSDSNSLHFTKISTFIYAFIMLILTCS, encoded by the exons atGCTTAGATTGTGTATGCTGTTGTGTTTGTTGAGTCCATCATGGGGCTACGAAGTGGAACAAATTACTGAGCCTCTTCTGTTGGGCGAAGGCCCACATTGGAATGCATTGACTCAATTATTATACTTCGTAGATATTACTAACTCAACCATTCATGTTTATGATCCTTCAACTGGTGTTCACAACTATACTACACTTG atggTGGGGCGGTAACTTTTATCATACCGATAGCAGGAACAACAGATGAATTCTTAATTTCAACAGAATTAGATATAAGACATGTTATATGGGATGGACAGCAGGATTCAACGCCAGaatcatcaattatttatagcGCAATACAAGATTCAGATGGTTCTAGATTTAATGATGCAAAAGTGGACCGCTCTGGAACACTTTGGGCAG GAACTATGGGGCCAGAGGTTACGGCTGATGTAATAACAGAGAGAACTGGGAAATTATATCGAGTAACACCATATAGCTCAATTACAACACAATTAGAAGATCTTTTGATTTCAAACGGTTTAGCATGGTCTGCGGACGGAACTATTATGTATTACACAGACACTGGTGATAATACCATTGATTCCTTTGACTTCAATGCAACTGCTGACAATCCATTGA GCAACCGACAACACTTATTCAATTTTACCGAACAAGCAATAAATGGTACCAGCGATGGGTTTACAATTGATACTGATGGAAATCTTTGGCTAGCATGCTATGGTGGATACCAG GTGATAGTTGTGAATCCTACAAACGGATCATTACTGATGTCTATTCCACTCAACTCTTCAAAAGTGACATCATTAGCTTGGGGTGGACAAGAATTGGATGAATTATATGTAACCACGGCGAAAAAGGGTTTGTCAGATGATGAGCTCACTAATTATCCTGAAAGCGGTGCAACTTATAGAATAACAGGGCTTGGATCAAGAGGTTATGCTGGAGACAACTATGTGATGTACACGACAACAACAACGTCTGATTCAAATTCTCTGCATTTCACAAAGATTTCTACTTTTATTTATGCATTCATTATGTTAATACTCACTTGTAGTTGA
- the LOC124304024 gene encoding traB domain-containing protein isoform X1, with amino-acid sequence MSRMPRIPKYHLMENILICNNFEAIMSQQDETKEPLIGDFKRQNLLQMTEDEHLTMMNERGDHNPNPGQKKHALTEAFLIGESGSQSASQDDVIPQSSSVSIPDDKTHETDQDTGDKCIRTESPDSEIVVIDDNGEHKSIGSGPEYDVDAGVSTHNTDDKEYDTSIDNNLPETVTLLTASSGSKLYLVGTAHFSTESQNDVAKMIQAVQPHIVMVELCKARVNILQLDEKTILEEAQKLSFENIRNTIQQNGLFNGLMYILLLNMSARLTKELGMAPGGEFRRAFAEAKNVPNCLVHMGDRPINITIQRALSSLSWWQTLKLGWHLLASTGPISKEEVERCKRRDLLEEMLAEITGEFPILGEVFVKERDLYLTHSLQLACLPQRTATSFMPVRVVGVVGIGHVSGIVKHWGKVKTSEIPPILRIPPPSLSSKVLRFTVKVSFVGAIIFIGYKIIPMPSGETIQSLKSSVGGFWKYLLSCFKFVDSNLL; translated from the exons ATGTCGCGAATGCCACGAATACCTAAATACCATTTGATGGAAAACATACTAATTTGTAACAAT TTTGAAGCAATAATGTCACAACAAGATGAAACTAAAGAGCCTCTAATTGGGGATTTTAAGAGGCAAAACTTACTACAAATGACAGAAGATGAGCATCTCACTATGATGAACGAAAGGGGTGATCACAATCCGAACCCTGGTCAGAAGAAACATGCATTGACCGAGGCCTTCCTTATAGGAGAATCTGGCAGTCAATCTGCTTCTCAAGATGATGTGATACCACAGTCGTCCTCTGTTTCAATTCCTGATGATAAAACTCATGAAACTGATCAAGATACCGGCGATAAATGTATACGCACAGAATCACCTGATAGTGAAATAGTTGTTATCGATGATAACGGTGAACATA AAAGCATCGGATCCGGTCCAGAATATGACGTCGATGCTGGAGTATCTACACACAATACTGATGATAAGGAATATGATACTTCTATTGATAATAACTTACCAGAGACAGTAACGTTACTTACAGCGTCTAGTGGAAGCAAATTGTATCTAGTGGGAACAGCCCATTTCAGTACGGAAAGTCAAAATGATGTTGCCaaa ATGATTCAGGCCGTTCAACCTCATATAGTCATGGTCGAACTCTGTAAAGCTAGGGTCAATATTTTACAACTTGACGAAAAGACAATACTTGAGGAGGCGCAGAAACTTAGTTTTG AAAATATCCGCAATACAATTCAACAAAATGGGCTTTTCAATGGACTGATGTACATTCTTTTGTTGAACATGTCTGCTCGTCTTACTAAGGAGCTTGGAATGGCTCCTGGTGGAGAATTTCGTCGAGCTTTTGCTGAG GCAAAGAATGTACCAAACTGTTTGGTACATATGGGTGATCGGCCAATCAATATAACTATTCAGAGAGCACTGAGCTCACTGTCTTGGTGGCAGACTCTGAAACTTGGATGGCATTTATTGGCATCAACAGGACCAATAAGTAAGGAAGAAGTTGAACGTTGTAAACGCCGAGATTTATTGGAAGAGATGCTTGCTGAGATAACTGGGGAGTTTCCGATACTAGGTGAGGTCTTTGTCAAGGAACGGGATCTCTACCTGACACACTCACTTCAACTCGCATGTCTCCCACAACGCACTGCAACCAGCTTCATGCCAGTCAGAGTAGTAGGTGTTGTTGGAATCGGACATGTATCTGGAATTGTGAAACACTGGGGCAAAGTGAAGACGTCAGAAATTCCACCTATTTTAAg AATACCTCCACCATCACTGTCAAGCAAAGTTTTACGTTTCACTGTGAAAGTTTCATTTGTTGgtgcaattattttcataggaTATAAGATAATTCCAATGCCATCTGGCGAAACTATTCAATCACTTAAGTCATCGGTCGGAGGCTTTTGGAAG TATCTATTGAGTTGCTTCAAATTTGTTGactcaaatttattataa
- the LOC124304026 gene encoding regucalcin-like isoform X2 yields MVIPDGGAVTFIIPIAGTTDEFLISTELDIRHVIWDGQQDSTPESSIIYSAIQDSDGSRFNDAKVDRSGTLWAGTMGPEVTADVITERTGKLYRVTPYSSITTQLEDLLISNGLAWSADGTIMYYTDTGDNTIDSFDFNATADNPLSNRQHLFNFTEQAINGTSDGFTIDTDGNLWLACYGGYQVIVVNPTNGSLLMSIPLNSSKVTSLAWGGQELDELYVTTAKKGLSDDELTNYPESGATYRITGLGSRGYAGDNYVMYTTTTTSDSNSLHFTKISTFIYAFIMLILTCS; encoded by the exons ATGGTCATACCAG atggTGGGGCGGTAACTTTTATCATACCGATAGCAGGAACAACAGATGAATTCTTAATTTCAACAGAATTAGATATAAGACATGTTATATGGGATGGACAGCAGGATTCAACGCCAGaatcatcaattatttatagcGCAATACAAGATTCAGATGGTTCTAGATTTAATGATGCAAAAGTGGACCGCTCTGGAACACTTTGGGCAG GAACTATGGGGCCAGAGGTTACGGCTGATGTAATAACAGAGAGAACTGGGAAATTATATCGAGTAACACCATATAGCTCAATTACAACACAATTAGAAGATCTTTTGATTTCAAACGGTTTAGCATGGTCTGCGGACGGAACTATTATGTATTACACAGACACTGGTGATAATACCATTGATTCCTTTGACTTCAATGCAACTGCTGACAATCCATTGA GCAACCGACAACACTTATTCAATTTTACCGAACAAGCAATAAATGGTACCAGCGATGGGTTTACAATTGATACTGATGGAAATCTTTGGCTAGCATGCTATGGTGGATACCAG GTGATAGTTGTGAATCCTACAAACGGATCATTACTGATGTCTATTCCACTCAACTCTTCAAAAGTGACATCATTAGCTTGGGGTGGACAAGAATTGGATGAATTATATGTAACCACGGCGAAAAAGGGTTTGTCAGATGATGAGCTCACTAATTATCCTGAAAGCGGTGCAACTTATAGAATAACAGGGCTTGGATCAAGAGGTTATGCTGGAGACAACTATGTGATGTACACGACAACAACAACGTCTGATTCAAATTCTCTGCATTTCACAAAGATTTCTACTTTTATTTATGCATTCATTATGTTAATACTCACTTGTAGTTGA
- the LOC124304024 gene encoding traB domain-containing protein isoform X3, with the protein MSRMPRIPKYHLMENILICNNFEAIMSQQDETKEPLIGDFKRQNLLQMTEDEHLTMMNERGDHNPNPGQKKHALTEAFLIGESGSQSASQDDVIPQSSSVSIPDDKTHETDQDTGDKCIRTESPDSEIVVIDDNGEHKSIGSGPEYDVDAGVSTHNTDDKEYDTSIDNNLPETVTLLTASSGSKLYLVGTAHFSTESQNDVAKMIQAVQPHIVMVELCKARVNILQLDEKTILEEAQKLSFENIRNTIQQNGLFNGLMYILLLNMSARLTKELGMAPGGEFRRAFAEAKNVPNCLVHMGDRPINITIQRALSSLSWWQTLKLGWHLLASTGPISKEEVERCKRRDLLEEMLAEITGEFPILGEVFVKERDLYLTHSLQLACLPQRTATSFMPVRVVGVVGIGHVSGIVKHWGKVKTSEIPPILRIPPPSLSSKVLRFTVKVSFVGAIIFIGYKIIPMPSGETIQSLKSSVGGFWKDT; encoded by the exons ATGTCGCGAATGCCACGAATACCTAAATACCATTTGATGGAAAACATACTAATTTGTAACAAT TTTGAAGCAATAATGTCACAACAAGATGAAACTAAAGAGCCTCTAATTGGGGATTTTAAGAGGCAAAACTTACTACAAATGACAGAAGATGAGCATCTCACTATGATGAACGAAAGGGGTGATCACAATCCGAACCCTGGTCAGAAGAAACATGCATTGACCGAGGCCTTCCTTATAGGAGAATCTGGCAGTCAATCTGCTTCTCAAGATGATGTGATACCACAGTCGTCCTCTGTTTCAATTCCTGATGATAAAACTCATGAAACTGATCAAGATACCGGCGATAAATGTATACGCACAGAATCACCTGATAGTGAAATAGTTGTTATCGATGATAACGGTGAACATA AAAGCATCGGATCCGGTCCAGAATATGACGTCGATGCTGGAGTATCTACACACAATACTGATGATAAGGAATATGATACTTCTATTGATAATAACTTACCAGAGACAGTAACGTTACTTACAGCGTCTAGTGGAAGCAAATTGTATCTAGTGGGAACAGCCCATTTCAGTACGGAAAGTCAAAATGATGTTGCCaaa ATGATTCAGGCCGTTCAACCTCATATAGTCATGGTCGAACTCTGTAAAGCTAGGGTCAATATTTTACAACTTGACGAAAAGACAATACTTGAGGAGGCGCAGAAACTTAGTTTTG AAAATATCCGCAATACAATTCAACAAAATGGGCTTTTCAATGGACTGATGTACATTCTTTTGTTGAACATGTCTGCTCGTCTTACTAAGGAGCTTGGAATGGCTCCTGGTGGAGAATTTCGTCGAGCTTTTGCTGAG GCAAAGAATGTACCAAACTGTTTGGTACATATGGGTGATCGGCCAATCAATATAACTATTCAGAGAGCACTGAGCTCACTGTCTTGGTGGCAGACTCTGAAACTTGGATGGCATTTATTGGCATCAACAGGACCAATAAGTAAGGAAGAAGTTGAACGTTGTAAACGCCGAGATTTATTGGAAGAGATGCTTGCTGAGATAACTGGGGAGTTTCCGATACTAGGTGAGGTCTTTGTCAAGGAACGGGATCTCTACCTGACACACTCACTTCAACTCGCATGTCTCCCACAACGCACTGCAACCAGCTTCATGCCAGTCAGAGTAGTAGGTGTTGTTGGAATCGGACATGTATCTGGAATTGTGAAACACTGGGGCAAAGTGAAGACGTCAGAAATTCCACCTATTTTAAg AATACCTCCACCATCACTGTCAAGCAAAGTTTTACGTTTCACTGTGAAAGTTTCATTTGTTGgtgcaattattttcataggaTATAAGATAATTCCAATGCCATCTGGCGAAACTATTCAATCACTTAAGTCATCGGTCGGAGGCTTTTGGAAG GACACGTAG
- the LOC124304024 gene encoding traB domain-containing protein isoform X5, with product MSQQDETKEPLIGDFKRQNLLQMTEDEHLTMMNERGDHNPNPGQKKHALTEAFLIGESGSQSASQDDVIPQSSSVSIPDDKTHETDQDTGDKCIRTESPDSEIVVIDDNGEHKSIGSGPEYDVDAGVSTHNTDDKEYDTSIDNNLPETVTLLTASSGSKLYLVGTAHFSTESQNDVAKMIQAVQPHIVMVELCKARVNILQLDEKTILEEAQKLSFENIRNTIQQNGLFNGLMYILLLNMSARLTKELGMAPGGEFRRAFAEAKNVPNCLVHMGDRPINITIQRALSSLSWWQTLKLGWHLLASTGPISKEEVERCKRRDLLEEMLAEITGEFPILGEVFVKERDLYLTHSLQLACLPQRTATSFMPVRVVGVVGIGHVSGIVKHWGKVKTSEIPPILRIPPPSLSSKVLRFTVKVSFVGAIIFIGYKIIPMPSGETIQSLKSSVGGFWKYLLSCFKFVDSNLL from the exons ATGTCACAACAAGATGAAACTAAAGAGCCTCTAATTGGGGATTTTAAGAGGCAAAACTTACTACAAATGACAGAAGATGAGCATCTCACTATGATGAACGAAAGGGGTGATCACAATCCGAACCCTGGTCAGAAGAAACATGCATTGACCGAGGCCTTCCTTATAGGAGAATCTGGCAGTCAATCTGCTTCTCAAGATGATGTGATACCACAGTCGTCCTCTGTTTCAATTCCTGATGATAAAACTCATGAAACTGATCAAGATACCGGCGATAAATGTATACGCACAGAATCACCTGATAGTGAAATAGTTGTTATCGATGATAACGGTGAACATA AAAGCATCGGATCCGGTCCAGAATATGACGTCGATGCTGGAGTATCTACACACAATACTGATGATAAGGAATATGATACTTCTATTGATAATAACTTACCAGAGACAGTAACGTTACTTACAGCGTCTAGTGGAAGCAAATTGTATCTAGTGGGAACAGCCCATTTCAGTACGGAAAGTCAAAATGATGTTGCCaaa ATGATTCAGGCCGTTCAACCTCATATAGTCATGGTCGAACTCTGTAAAGCTAGGGTCAATATTTTACAACTTGACGAAAAGACAATACTTGAGGAGGCGCAGAAACTTAGTTTTG AAAATATCCGCAATACAATTCAACAAAATGGGCTTTTCAATGGACTGATGTACATTCTTTTGTTGAACATGTCTGCTCGTCTTACTAAGGAGCTTGGAATGGCTCCTGGTGGAGAATTTCGTCGAGCTTTTGCTGAG GCAAAGAATGTACCAAACTGTTTGGTACATATGGGTGATCGGCCAATCAATATAACTATTCAGAGAGCACTGAGCTCACTGTCTTGGTGGCAGACTCTGAAACTTGGATGGCATTTATTGGCATCAACAGGACCAATAAGTAAGGAAGAAGTTGAACGTTGTAAACGCCGAGATTTATTGGAAGAGATGCTTGCTGAGATAACTGGGGAGTTTCCGATACTAGGTGAGGTCTTTGTCAAGGAACGGGATCTCTACCTGACACACTCACTTCAACTCGCATGTCTCCCACAACGCACTGCAACCAGCTTCATGCCAGTCAGAGTAGTAGGTGTTGTTGGAATCGGACATGTATCTGGAATTGTGAAACACTGGGGCAAAGTGAAGACGTCAGAAATTCCACCTATTTTAAg AATACCTCCACCATCACTGTCAAGCAAAGTTTTACGTTTCACTGTGAAAGTTTCATTTGTTGgtgcaattattttcataggaTATAAGATAATTCCAATGCCATCTGGCGAAACTATTCAATCACTTAAGTCATCGGTCGGAGGCTTTTGGAAG TATCTATTGAGTTGCTTCAAATTTGTTGactcaaatttattataa
- the LOC124304024 gene encoding traB domain-containing protein isoform X2 codes for MSRMPRIPKYHLMENILICNNFEAIMSQQDETKEPLIGDFKRQNLLQMTEDEHLTMMNERGDHNPNPGQKKHALTEAFLIGESGSQSASQDDVIPQSSSVSIPDDKTHETDQDTGDKCIRTESPDSEIVVIDDNGEHKSIGSGPEYDVDAGVSTHNTDDKEYDTSIDNNLPETVTLLTASSGSKLYLVGTAHFSTESQNDVAKMIQAVQPHIVMVELCKARVNILQLDEKTILEEAQKLSFENIRNTIQQNGLFNGLMYILLLNMSARLTKELGMAPGGEFRRAFAEAKNVPNCLVHMGDRPINITIQRALSSLSWWQTLKLGWHLLASTGPISKEEVERCKRRDLLEEMLAEITGEFPILGEVFVKERDLYLTHSLQLACLPQRTATSFMPVRVVGVVGIGHVSGIVKHWGKVKTSEIPPILRIPPPSLSSKVLRFTVKVSFVGAIIFIGYKIIPMPSGETIQSLKSSVGGFWKRQPFLNMAFQNIC; via the exons ATGTCGCGAATGCCACGAATACCTAAATACCATTTGATGGAAAACATACTAATTTGTAACAAT TTTGAAGCAATAATGTCACAACAAGATGAAACTAAAGAGCCTCTAATTGGGGATTTTAAGAGGCAAAACTTACTACAAATGACAGAAGATGAGCATCTCACTATGATGAACGAAAGGGGTGATCACAATCCGAACCCTGGTCAGAAGAAACATGCATTGACCGAGGCCTTCCTTATAGGAGAATCTGGCAGTCAATCTGCTTCTCAAGATGATGTGATACCACAGTCGTCCTCTGTTTCAATTCCTGATGATAAAACTCATGAAACTGATCAAGATACCGGCGATAAATGTATACGCACAGAATCACCTGATAGTGAAATAGTTGTTATCGATGATAACGGTGAACATA AAAGCATCGGATCCGGTCCAGAATATGACGTCGATGCTGGAGTATCTACACACAATACTGATGATAAGGAATATGATACTTCTATTGATAATAACTTACCAGAGACAGTAACGTTACTTACAGCGTCTAGTGGAAGCAAATTGTATCTAGTGGGAACAGCCCATTTCAGTACGGAAAGTCAAAATGATGTTGCCaaa ATGATTCAGGCCGTTCAACCTCATATAGTCATGGTCGAACTCTGTAAAGCTAGGGTCAATATTTTACAACTTGACGAAAAGACAATACTTGAGGAGGCGCAGAAACTTAGTTTTG AAAATATCCGCAATACAATTCAACAAAATGGGCTTTTCAATGGACTGATGTACATTCTTTTGTTGAACATGTCTGCTCGTCTTACTAAGGAGCTTGGAATGGCTCCTGGTGGAGAATTTCGTCGAGCTTTTGCTGAG GCAAAGAATGTACCAAACTGTTTGGTACATATGGGTGATCGGCCAATCAATATAACTATTCAGAGAGCACTGAGCTCACTGTCTTGGTGGCAGACTCTGAAACTTGGATGGCATTTATTGGCATCAACAGGACCAATAAGTAAGGAAGAAGTTGAACGTTGTAAACGCCGAGATTTATTGGAAGAGATGCTTGCTGAGATAACTGGGGAGTTTCCGATACTAGGTGAGGTCTTTGTCAAGGAACGGGATCTCTACCTGACACACTCACTTCAACTCGCATGTCTCCCACAACGCACTGCAACCAGCTTCATGCCAGTCAGAGTAGTAGGTGTTGTTGGAATCGGACATGTATCTGGAATTGTGAAACACTGGGGCAAAGTGAAGACGTCAGAAATTCCACCTATTTTAAg AATACCTCCACCATCACTGTCAAGCAAAGTTTTACGTTTCACTGTGAAAGTTTCATTTGTTGgtgcaattattttcataggaTATAAGATAATTCCAATGCCATCTGGCGAAACTATTCAATCACTTAAGTCATCGGTCGGAGGCTTTTGGAAG